A DNA window from Vibrio sp. CDRSL-10 TSBA contains the following coding sequences:
- a CDS encoding LysR substrate-binding domain-containing protein: protein MLAAPGYLQSAPALTTPQDLEQHRCIALRENDEDATMWRLADISNGQITSVRVNAVLASNVSQVTKDWCIKGEGIIQRSEWDVKQELSAGTLVRVLPQYQLAEADIVALVASERLHRSDKVSAFLEFVQHHLPARLSC, encoded by the coding sequence CTGCTTGCTGCACCTGGCTACTTACAATCCGCTCCAGCGTTAACCACGCCGCAAGATCTGGAGCAGCACCGCTGCATTGCGCTGCGCGAAAATGATGAAGATGCCACCATGTGGCGTTTGGCTGACATCAGCAACGGACAAATCACCAGCGTGCGCGTCAACGCGGTTCTGGCCAGTAATGTCAGTCAGGTGACCAAAGATTGGTGTATTAAGGGGGAAGGCATCATTCAACGTTCGGAATGGGATGTAAAACAAGAACTCAGCGCAGGCACCCTGGTGAGAGTACTGCCGCAATACCAGCTAGCCGAAGCCGACATTGTCGCTCTGGTGGCGTCTGAACGTCTGCACCGCTCCGATAAAGTCAGCGCCTTTCTGGAGTTTGTGCAGCACCACTTACCGGCGCGATTATCTTGTTGA
- a CDS encoding LysE family translocator, whose translation MDIELWLAFALAYLLITLSPGPNVILVLKNGMQYGWRSALVTILGNLSCQLLVVALVAVGIGGLLAQLPAWFLVMKCLGGAYLIYLGIKSLRASRVSTLDLTQTQRPQVKKSARSLGLEAFLVSASNPKTLIFLSAFLPQFLDVSHPPAEQFAIMYMTICVIVTAVHLGYAVTISRFGQRLQGNRFQHYLSKCTGGIFITMGGGVLLSSRA comes from the coding sequence ATGGATATTGAACTCTGGTTGGCTTTTGCTCTCGCTTATCTGCTTATTACCTTGTCCCCGGGGCCAAACGTAATTCTGGTACTCAAAAATGGCATGCAGTATGGATGGCGATCTGCGCTGGTGACTATTTTAGGTAATCTGTCTTGTCAGCTGCTCGTTGTTGCTTTGGTGGCCGTGGGTATCGGCGGGCTTCTGGCCCAGTTGCCTGCCTGGTTTTTGGTGATGAAATGCCTGGGTGGTGCCTATCTGATTTACCTTGGCATTAAGAGTTTACGTGCTAGCCGGGTATCGACATTGGATTTAACTCAGACACAGCGACCTCAGGTCAAGAAATCCGCTCGCTCTTTGGGCTTAGAGGCCTTTCTGGTGTCAGCCAGTAATCCGAAAACGCTGATATTTTTGTCGGCTTTTCTGCCGCAATTTTTAGATGTCAGTCATCCGCCGGCAGAGCAGTTTGCCATTATGTATATGACTATCTGCGTGATCGTCACTGCGGTTCATCTAGGCTACGCAGTGACCATCAGTCGTTTCGGTCAGCGGCTGCAAGGTAATCGCTTTCAGCATTACCTGTCAAAATGTACCGGTGGAATTTTTATCACCATGGGCGGCGGTGTACTGTTAAGCTCAAGAGCCTGA
- a CDS encoding Hcp family type VI secretion system effector encodes MAHTAYLSIIGKKQGCISQGCNTKDSIGNKAQESHSNETTVLACNFTLSKHGGPAEVVITKPIDKASPLLGNAFSKQEHLQCTIKFYRTNEQGYNENFYTIELVDALITTLSFDQPNVLNSGDEDMSEVLHLAYRDIIWKHNIAGTEGYETWKTDLG; translated from the coding sequence ATGGCTCACACAGCATATCTCTCTATCATTGGTAAAAAACAAGGCTGCATATCTCAAGGTTGTAACACGAAAGACTCTATTGGTAACAAAGCTCAAGAATCCCATTCAAATGAAACTACCGTTCTGGCGTGTAACTTCACCTTAAGTAAACATGGTGGACCTGCCGAGGTCGTCATCACCAAACCTATTGATAAAGCCTCACCACTTCTTGGTAACGCCTTTTCTAAACAAGAACATTTGCAGTGCACGATTAAGTTCTACCGAACTAATGAACAAGGCTACAACGAAAATTTTTATACCATCGAACTGGTTGACGCCTTAATTACCACTCTGTCTTTTGACCAACCCAACGTGCTTAATTCAGGCGATGAAGATATGTCGGAAGTCCTTCACCTCGCTTACCGGGACATCATATGGAAACACAACATCGCCGGAACGGAAGGTTATGAAACATGGAAAACTGACTTAGGATGA
- a CDS encoding DUF4225 domain-containing protein, which produces MRNQTTPDSWDVREVEKAGKGLSMQAVTLSHRYISNGGLKMQFVRDVDRFEQCLVNDFKSGRKNKETVFKELRKERQSLMDQGSLIVKKGIGLVAGVMQVTAGAGICYASAATLCLIGAPMAAHGMNNIYENGKYFWDGDENATGLVREGYQHAAEYLGYSKSRGDIAYYSSDLAMSAYGAFAKTATVKNAAETYQLISKTNLKPMPWTNTAKAKQFKLFRYSAEDYLRGYQASNRVSLITGAVSDGMTADSLYQEIKK; this is translated from the coding sequence ATGAGAAACCAAACAACGCCAGATTCATGGGACGTTCGAGAAGTAGAAAAAGCTGGTAAAGGACTCTCCATGCAAGCGGTTACCCTTTCACATCGCTATATTTCTAATGGCGGTCTCAAGATGCAATTTGTTCGTGACGTCGATAGATTTGAACAGTGCCTTGTGAACGACTTCAAGAGCGGCAGGAAGAACAAAGAAACAGTATTTAAAGAACTTCGAAAAGAAAGACAAAGCCTGATGGACCAGGGTAGCTTGATCGTCAAAAAAGGGATAGGTCTTGTCGCTGGCGTCATGCAGGTAACGGCAGGCGCTGGAATATGCTACGCCTCCGCAGCGACCTTATGCTTAATTGGTGCTCCCATGGCTGCACATGGTATGAATAACATCTATGAAAACGGCAAATACTTTTGGGACGGTGATGAGAATGCTACCGGGTTAGTTCGAGAAGGTTATCAACATGCAGCAGAATATTTAGGTTATTCTAAATCTCGTGGGGACATCGCCTACTATAGTTCCGATTTGGCTATGTCAGCCTATGGGGCTTTCGCAAAAACCGCTACGGTTAAAAACGCAGCGGAGACTTATCAGTTAATATCCAAGACAAACTTAAAACCGATGCCATGGACAAACACTGCAAAGGCTAAGCAATTTAAGCTATTTAGATACAGCGCAGAAGACTATCTAAGGGGCTATCAAGCATCAAATAGAGTATCGCTAATTACAGGAGCCGTTAGTGATGGCATGACCGCGGATTCGTTATACCAAGAGATAAAAAAATGA
- a CDS encoding cytosolic protein, producing the protein MFIHHVNGIDWLVITAFEELKPLFIEDAGAIPSCFSAISELSLIDQARRSYGYLPALSGVITDTGTFQSPDNEEDLNPQLACLVEGRGRVFIYHGSFVAFVDDEQTFITRMD; encoded by the coding sequence ATGTTTATCCATCACGTTAACGGTATCGACTGGCTGGTGATTACCGCCTTTGAAGAACTAAAACCCCTATTTATCGAAGACGCCGGAGCGATCCCCTCTTGCTTCTCTGCCATCAGCGAATTGAGCCTGATTGATCAAGCCAGGCGCAGTTATGGATATTTGCCTGCACTCAGCGGCGTAATCACCGACACCGGCACGTTTCAAAGCCCAGATAACGAAGAAGATTTGAATCCACAGCTTGCCTGCTTAGTTGAGGGACGCGGTCGGGTGTTTATCTACCACGGCAGCTTTGTAGCTTTTGTGGATGACGAGCAAACCTTCATTACCCGAATGGACTGA
- a CDS encoding ATP-binding protein — translation MEHVETFLEERWKAFPEIDANCFALEGDELTAFMRVLSNAAAEGNSLTLGKYTLDDNAIAYLNGNKFFQRHAFIGGSTGSGKSWTTAKIIEQMANLASSNAIVFDLHGEYAPLQHEGLKHYKVAGPGEIEAGKTIVDGAIYLPYWLLSYEALVSLFVDRSDQNAPNQAMIMSREVNAAKQQYLVDGEYADILNSFTVDSPVPFDIDVLLNRLNEINSEMVPGAAGKTKQGEFYGKLSRLIARLENKVTDRRLGFLFQGGTETLEFDWLGQLTDALLGSTQENGQGGIKIINFSEVPSDILPLIVSMVARLAFSIQQWTSSEERHPVALLCDEAHLYIPQRNAAGAADDISIEIFERIAKEGRKYGVSLVVISQRPSEVNKTMLSQCSNFVSMRLTNADDQAVVKRLLPDSLGGFSDVLPTLDTGEALVVGDASLLPSRIRIDEPIHKPNSGTVDFWDEWQQQAINGRIYKAIQNWRKQNIQ, via the coding sequence ATGGAACACGTCGAGACGTTTTTAGAAGAACGTTGGAAAGCGTTTCCTGAAATAGATGCTAATTGCTTTGCTTTAGAGGGAGATGAACTTACTGCTTTCATGAGAGTGTTATCTAATGCTGCTGCTGAGGGTAACTCTCTTACGTTGGGCAAGTATACCTTAGATGACAATGCTATTGCGTATCTAAATGGCAATAAGTTTTTTCAACGACATGCATTTATTGGTGGAAGTACTGGCTCGGGTAAGTCATGGACTACTGCAAAAATTATCGAGCAGATGGCTAACTTAGCGTCATCCAACGCAATTGTATTTGATCTCCACGGAGAATATGCACCTTTACAGCATGAAGGCTTGAAGCATTATAAAGTTGCGGGGCCTGGGGAAATTGAAGCAGGAAAAACAATTGTAGATGGTGCAATCTACTTGCCTTATTGGCTCTTGTCCTACGAAGCTCTTGTATCACTATTTGTTGACCGCTCTGATCAAAACGCACCTAATCAGGCCATGATCATGTCACGGGAAGTAAATGCCGCCAAACAGCAATACTTAGTTGATGGAGAGTATGCTGATATTCTAAATAGCTTTACTGTTGATAGCCCAGTCCCTTTCGATATTGATGTACTGCTAAATCGGCTGAATGAAATAAACTCGGAGATGGTTCCTGGAGCCGCTGGGAAGACTAAACAAGGAGAGTTTTATGGAAAACTTTCTCGGCTTATCGCGAGGCTCGAAAACAAAGTCACAGACAGAAGACTAGGCTTTCTATTTCAAGGTGGTACAGAAACATTGGAATTTGATTGGCTTGGTCAACTCACGGACGCTTTATTGGGAAGTACTCAAGAAAATGGACAAGGTGGCATAAAAATTATCAATTTCTCTGAGGTTCCTTCTGATATCTTGCCATTGATTGTTTCTATGGTTGCTCGGTTAGCTTTTTCTATTCAGCAGTGGACTTCAAGTGAGGAGCGACATCCAGTCGCTTTGCTGTGTGATGAGGCGCATTTGTACATTCCACAACGGAATGCCGCTGGTGCAGCTGATGATATTTCTATAGAGATTTTCGAGCGAATTGCTAAGGAAGGTCGAAAATATGGAGTCAGCTTAGTAGTTATCAGCCAGCGTCCTTCAGAAGTAAATAAGACAATGCTGAGTCAGTGTAGTAACTTCGTATCAATGCGCCTTACTAATGCAGATGATCAGGCAGTTGTGAAAAGGTTGCTACCTGATAGCCTCGGAGGGTTTAGTGATGTCCTGCCTACATTGGATACCGGTGAAGCTCTGGTCGTTGGTGACGCCAGCTTATTACCAAGCCGTATCAGAATTGATGAACCAATCCACAAACCAAATAGTGGTACAGTCGATTTTTGGGATGAGTGGCAACAACAGGCCATTAATGGTCGTATATACAAGGCGATACAGAACTGGCGAAAACAAAACATTCAATGA
- a CDS encoding SIR2 family protein, which yields MSEIDFYAQAQKYYQKSPVIILGSGASAAFGLSGMGELSKHLVSTVETTSGLDGAELEVWERFKALLESGVDLESALHEVRLSENLTDAVVSATWELLNPQDIGVFKSSLLGTDEFPLATLIKGLFRSVAGQINIVTTNYDRIAEYAAEQAGVHHYTGFTHGYRRLQAPPQSLRADRVVNILKVHGSLDWFTSPVGDVIGLNQVEIIPEGHKPQIVTPGIAKYMTTYHEPFRTIIQMADSAIRNSDSYLCVGFGFNDEHIQEKLVEKCIRDGGCITLVTWGLSDTARDFLLSGRANNFLAIERGAHDNQSIIYSSETDTPITVDGDFWSLSGYLELVL from the coding sequence ATGAGTGAGATTGACTTTTACGCTCAGGCGCAAAAGTACTATCAAAAGTCTCCTGTAATCATCCTCGGTAGCGGCGCATCTGCTGCGTTTGGTTTATCAGGGATGGGAGAGCTGTCAAAACATTTAGTAAGTACAGTTGAAACTACTAGTGGGCTTGATGGGGCGGAGCTTGAAGTTTGGGAGAGATTTAAAGCGTTGCTGGAGTCAGGAGTCGACTTAGAATCGGCTTTACATGAGGTTCGCTTATCTGAAAACTTAACAGATGCAGTAGTTAGTGCCACATGGGAGTTACTCAATCCACAAGATATTGGGGTATTTAAATCCTCTCTTTTGGGAACGGATGAGTTTCCTCTAGCAACCTTGATTAAAGGCCTGTTTCGTTCGGTCGCAGGTCAAATTAATATTGTGACAACTAATTATGATCGTATTGCTGAATATGCAGCTGAGCAAGCAGGGGTTCATCATTACACTGGATTTACGCACGGCTATCGAAGGTTACAGGCCCCACCTCAATCACTCCGAGCTGACAGAGTAGTCAATATTCTAAAGGTGCATGGCAGTCTAGACTGGTTCACAAGTCCTGTTGGTGATGTGATTGGTTTAAATCAAGTCGAAATTATCCCTGAAGGGCATAAACCTCAGATTGTAACGCCAGGTATAGCTAAATACATGACGACTTATCATGAACCATTTAGAACTATCATTCAGATGGCTGATAGTGCGATTAGAAATAGCGACTCTTATCTTTGTGTTGGCTTCGGTTTTAACGATGAACACATTCAAGAAAAGTTAGTAGAAAAATGTATCCGTGATGGAGGATGCATAACTCTTGTCACTTGGGGATTGAGTGATACTGCTAGAGATTTTCTTTTATCGGGAAGAGCTAATAACTTCTTGGCTATTGAACGAGGGGCACACGATAATCAATCAATAATTTACAGTTCAGAAACTGACACTCCTATTACCGTAGATGGTGATTTTTGGAGTCTATCTGGTTATTTGGAATTAGTTCTCTAG
- a CDS encoding AzlD domain-containing protein gives MMIDTTETGTWLLILIMTIVTIVTRWGGIFIMSYVPINYRVQQFIAAMSGAVLIAIIAPMLITSDLGGKLALLVTAFGTLILKKPLFAILAGMLMAAVIRGI, from the coding sequence ATGATGATTGATACAACAGAAACGGGAACATGGCTACTCATCCTTATCATGACGATTGTTACGATTGTTACTCGATGGGGCGGCATCTTCATCATGTCGTATGTACCGATAAATTATCGAGTGCAACAATTCATAGCAGCGATGTCCGGTGCTGTTCTGATTGCCATTATCGCGCCTATGTTGATTACTAGCGATCTCGGCGGAAAGCTAGCTTTACTGGTGACTGCATTTGGTACTTTGATTCTGAAGAAGCCATTGTTTGCAATTCTAGCAGGTATGCTCATGGCAGCGGTTATTCGTGGTATTTAA
- a CDS encoding LysR family transcriptional regulator — protein MNYQDLQIDWLKCFVAVVDAGSLSNATASVHRSQSAVSMQLKKLELAVGQKLLIRNNRHTELTTEGQMLLGYARRILDLHSEVQAAFHGEELVGQVKLGVPDDYAAKYLTPVLRNFAPRFGGVEIELTCEQSTSLIPKIASNDLDLALVSRDNVSRGTLLFHEPMVWVGTPQFELWRREILPIAVYESASLARRSAINSLALQGKPYKVVYNSSSLAGQIAAVESGLAVAVFTQCSVPSHLTILGEETGTRPLGANGSLCLPKWSFEKVASCGLPL, from the coding sequence ATGAACTATCAAGATTTACAAATTGATTGGTTAAAATGTTTTGTCGCTGTGGTTGATGCGGGCTCTTTATCTAATGCAACTGCTTCAGTACACCGTTCACAATCTGCGGTCAGTATGCAGTTAAAGAAGTTAGAATTGGCTGTTGGACAGAAGTTATTAATCAGAAACAACCGTCACACGGAACTCACGACTGAAGGCCAGATGCTGCTTGGTTATGCTCGACGCATCTTAGATTTACATTCGGAAGTACAAGCTGCATTCCACGGTGAAGAGTTAGTTGGTCAAGTAAAATTAGGGGTGCCTGATGATTATGCAGCAAAGTATCTAACACCTGTTCTGCGAAATTTTGCCCCTAGATTTGGTGGTGTGGAAATTGAACTAACGTGTGAACAATCAACTTCATTGATCCCCAAAATCGCAAGCAACGATTTAGATTTAGCCCTCGTGTCGAGAGATAATGTCTCTCGAGGCACATTACTTTTCCATGAACCTATGGTCTGGGTTGGAACACCTCAATTTGAATTATGGCGACGAGAAATATTACCGATTGCTGTTTATGAGAGCGCAAGCCTTGCGAGAAGAAGTGCCATTAACTCACTCGCGTTACAAGGAAAGCCGTACAAGGTGGTTTACAATAGCTCAAGCTTAGCAGGCCAAATTGCAGCGGTCGAAAGTGGCCTTGCAGTGGCGGTGTTTACTCAATGCAGTGTACCATCTCACCTGACAATACTTGGTGAAGAAACAGGGACTCGGCCCCTTGGAGCCAATGGAAGTCTCTGTTTACCGAAGTGGTCATTCGAAAAAGTCGCAAGCTGTGGATTACCTCTATGA
- a CDS encoding VOC family protein yields the protein MNIKRLDHFVLTVADIPTSVAFFQSVMGMTAVSFGEGRVALIYGQQKINLHQLGSEFEPKARHVQAGSADLCFIIDGELESAMQHVQAQNVNIIEGPVNRTGALGSIVSFYFRDPDGNLIECSVYEP from the coding sequence TTGAACATTAAGCGCCTCGACCATTTTGTTTTAACCGTGGCTGATATTCCAACATCGGTGGCTTTCTTTCAATCGGTGATGGGCATGACCGCTGTCTCCTTCGGAGAAGGGAGAGTCGCCTTGATATATGGTCAGCAAAAGATCAATTTGCACCAGCTAGGCAGTGAATTTGAGCCTAAGGCACGACATGTACAGGCTGGTAGTGCCGATCTCTGTTTTATCATTGACGGCGAACTAGAAAGCGCAATGCAACATGTTCAGGCTCAAAACGTTAATATTATAGAAGGCCCTGTCAATCGTACTGGAGCATTAGGGTCAATAGTTTCTTTTTACTTTCGCGATCCGGATGGGAATTTGATTGAGTGTTCTGTCTATGAGCCGTAA
- a CDS encoding LysE family translocator, protein MDTYFSFAAIALAVVYMPGPGTLKSITNAINFGFQGSVVGISGLTLGVCSVALFSATSLGLLLVSSPMAFKVVSYCGSAYLLYLGLKLWFSSRKTQVISTDVVFKKSQVFGEGVLLQFSNPNAILFFLSVFPHFIKPDENYVVQFSVLVGIFSLAFICAHSTYALLAYKAKTLFLGEHRHWLNKINAILFILLAVYLVWSLSV, encoded by the coding sequence TTGGATACCTATTTCAGTTTTGCTGCTATTGCATTAGCCGTCGTATATATGCCTGGCCCAGGCACCTTAAAATCCATTACGAACGCGATTAACTTTGGTTTTCAAGGTTCGGTCGTTGGGATATCAGGTTTAACGCTGGGCGTTTGCTCTGTCGCTCTGTTCTCTGCTACAAGTCTTGGGCTGCTGTTAGTGTCCTCGCCGATGGCTTTTAAAGTGGTTTCTTATTGCGGATCCGCCTACTTATTGTATTTGGGACTTAAACTGTGGTTTAGCAGCCGCAAGACTCAGGTTATTTCTACGGACGTGGTTTTCAAAAAGAGTCAAGTGTTTGGGGAAGGTGTCCTGTTACAGTTTAGTAACCCGAATGCTATCCTGTTCTTCCTTTCTGTTTTCCCTCACTTTATAAAGCCAGATGAAAACTACGTTGTACAGTTTTCGGTGTTGGTAGGGATATTCAGTCTGGCATTTATCTGTGCGCATTCAACCTATGCGTTACTCGCCTATAAGGCCAAAACACTCTTCCTGGGTGAACATCGACACTGGTTGAATAAGATCAATGCTATCTTGTTTATATTGTTGGCTGTCTACTTAGTATGGAGTTTATCCGTTTAA
- a CDS encoding LysR substrate-binding domain-containing protein yields the protein MSKIDYRLIKQLYLFLAVAEEENFGRAAKRLGMSQPPLTEQIKILEQSLKLTLFERSRRGTKLSASGKAILPHVQKFVVQMSSLEKIVREVAHGQSGVIHIGAITSAMFEVVPAFLEHFKQRYPNVTVFVDEIDSAEAITSLSSGELDLAFVRVEGEVGMGLSTFPLTEDKLGVALPLNHPMGEAMCISLRDLKEEAFVMSSRRVNPTYFDLLTSACRNHGFNPRILYEVRSVTAQIAYVSCGQGVALVPMSMVSMIPSNVKLVPLEELISIVTAALVWDPKRGHPLVEYGVKWLEEHVTDKKNVSNY from the coding sequence ATGAGTAAAATCGATTACAGGTTGATAAAACAGCTTTATCTTTTTCTGGCAGTTGCCGAAGAAGAGAACTTTGGTCGTGCGGCAAAGCGACTGGGAATGTCTCAGCCTCCTTTAACGGAGCAAATCAAAATACTTGAGCAGTCGTTGAAGCTCACTTTGTTTGAACGCTCTCGACGCGGTACTAAACTTAGCGCGTCGGGAAAAGCTATTCTTCCTCATGTGCAAAAGTTTGTTGTTCAAATGTCATCTCTGGAAAAGATCGTTCGAGAGGTGGCGCACGGACAATCTGGTGTCATTCATATTGGTGCCATCACATCTGCTATGTTTGAAGTTGTGCCAGCTTTTCTAGAACACTTCAAACAACGTTACCCAAATGTCACGGTTTTTGTGGATGAAATTGACAGCGCTGAAGCCATCACATCGTTATCTTCTGGTGAATTGGATCTGGCGTTTGTTCGGGTGGAAGGTGAGGTCGGTATGGGGTTAAGCACGTTTCCTTTAACAGAAGATAAACTCGGCGTTGCGTTACCACTGAATCATCCAATGGGGGAAGCGATGTGTATATCGTTGAGAGATCTGAAAGAGGAAGCATTTGTTATGTCTTCCAGGCGGGTCAATCCAACGTATTTCGATCTATTAACTTCAGCCTGTAGAAACCATGGGTTTAACCCACGCATACTCTACGAAGTTCGTTCGGTTACTGCTCAGATTGCCTATGTGAGTTGTGGCCAGGGGGTTGCTTTAGTACCTATGAGCATGGTCAGCATGATCCCCAGTAATGTAAAGCTTGTCCCGCTTGAAGAGCTGATATCCATCGTGACCGCCGCGTTAGTATGGGATCCTAAGCGAGGGCATCCTTTAGTCGAATACGGTGTTAAGTGGTTGGAAGAACATGTCACTGATAAGAAAAACGTATCAAATTATTAG
- a CDS encoding alpha/beta hydrolase, translated as MELFSSQRFPFLIEGVHLSVSAITRSGKKAPIVFLHGFGSTKEDYADIVYYAEFNGHPFLAYDAPGCGETQCSDPTSVTIPFLLKTAIAILDQVGFKQFHLVGHSMGGLTALMLAHQYPNRVLSFTDIEGNIAPEDCFLSRQIINYPSDNAAEFFDEFIMRTRHAPHYASALYSASLRHKVRADAVKPIFTSMVKLSDDGDLMDKFLNLPCPKMFMYGEQNQHLSYLSHIESQGVKLAEIPHCGHFPMYSNPVSMWESIYQNITRSS; from the coding sequence ATGGAGCTATTTTCAAGCCAACGTTTCCCTTTTTTAATCGAAGGTGTACACCTTAGCGTTTCCGCGATAACCAGATCGGGCAAAAAAGCTCCGATTGTCTTTCTCCATGGATTTGGTTCCACCAAAGAAGATTACGCCGACATCGTTTACTATGCAGAGTTTAACGGTCATCCTTTTCTTGCCTACGACGCACCGGGATGCGGCGAAACACAATGCAGCGACCCCACATCCGTTACAATCCCTTTTCTGCTGAAAACAGCCATTGCGATACTGGATCAAGTTGGGTTCAAACAGTTTCACCTTGTGGGACATTCCATGGGAGGGTTAACCGCGTTAATGCTGGCACATCAGTACCCAAACCGTGTTCTCAGCTTCACCGATATTGAAGGGAACATAGCACCAGAAGATTGTTTTCTGAGCCGCCAAATTATCAATTATCCATCGGACAACGCCGCAGAGTTTTTTGATGAATTTATAATGCGAACTCGCCATGCACCACACTACGCAAGTGCCTTGTATTCCGCTAGTTTGCGTCACAAAGTACGAGCAGATGCCGTTAAACCTATCTTTACGTCTATGGTGAAACTGTCAGATGATGGTGACCTGATGGATAAGTTTCTTAACTTACCTTGCCCTAAGATGTTCATGTATGGGGAGCAGAATCAACATCTGTCCTACTTATCTCATATTGAGAGCCAAGGCGTAAAACTGGCAGAAATACCGCACTGCGGGCATTTCCCTATGTACTCAAACCCTGTCAGTATGTGGGAAAGTATTTATCAAAACATTACACGTTCATCTTAA